Genomic DNA from Chelonia mydas isolate rCheMyd1 chromosome 6, rCheMyd1.pri.v2, whole genome shotgun sequence:
ACCACTCCATTTCCTGAAGAAGAAAAGGAGCTCGGAGGGTGAGCGGGGCAGTTCCTGTGAGTAAGACACCTCAGGCTCAATATCCAAGCAGAAACAGTTACTGCAGAGGACACAGTCAGGCAAAGACACCATCAGTGACTGTGCTGCTGTATTCACCACAAACCACCAAATGCTACTAGCCAGTGTCAGTGCTACAAACATGAAGATTCCTCCATTCTTCTGAGAGCCCTGAAGAGGACCCCTTTATGTCCTTTTTAGACACATGGTTTTTAGTCTAGAAGATAGAATGTGAGACCCTTTAAGTCATCTAGTTCATTCCCAGTGGCCAAACcatgattgttccctacagtatattctcCAGGGCTTTGGCCAGCCTAGTTTGAGTGACAGAAGTAGTATcacttccaccatttcccttggagACCATTTTACACACCACGAGATGTCCAATAGCAATCCCCTTCATCAGAGATTCTCAGTTTGTATTTGCCATGGCTGAGTTTTATCCAGGTACTGTTAGATCCCCTTTGGGCCATTCTGAACAATTCTACTCACTTCCTGGTGTACACACCATCCACATGCTGCCCAGTACGTCATTTCGCTCTCAGGTGAGACTCGGAAGAAATATTAGGTCTGCGCGCAGGTTAGTGATGAGGTTAAAGAGCTGCCAGTGCCCATTACAGAGGTAATAAATGTGCCCACTATGAGCCCACAGACCCTGTGATTAAGGAGTCATTACTTACAACAAAATCCCCCTGTTTAGATATAAAAGAGGAGAAACAAGGATTACTGCTTCTGGAACTagccaagtaaacctagaaccACAACCTTTGGACTCTAGTCTCATCTTGCCCAGTGGTTAGTTACGATGATCCAACAGCTTTGGTTCTCAATGCGCTGCTGGTCTTACAACTGTCCAGCAGCCTGCTGGACAGCAGAGACCCAATTTCAAATTCAAAGAAGTGTCCACTGACCATCCTAGAGTTTGGTCTGAACATGACAGGGTAGCCAAGATTTCTCTACATGCATAGGAAAGCTTTAAGGAGTTGATGTTCAAGGTCACAATATGTATTGAGACTTTGATATTAGCTAACTGATAAGGGTAATGGAAGACCAGATTCATCACGATTTTAAGGTGCTCCTATTCCATGAAGGGGTTataaaaatgcacattttcaaacatccaaaaattCATCCAAACCTTTGTTTCCCTACATGATCTTCCACTCACCCCAATGCAACAGCTGATGCCGCCACCATTACCCCAGGACCAAcctatactcctgggggaattttgtgccACTGTGCAAcgtagaattttgcagaaattaatgttgggcACGCAGAATTTCCTTCCCATCCACACAGAAATCGGCTACAGAGATgttggccaccactaggggccgCTGGACCAGGTTGCGAAAAGAAAACAAGGCCAGGGGCTGAAGTGAGTGATCTGGAGGGTTCCCAGTAGCTGCAGTTCCTAGCACACCCTGTAGGAAGGAGGTGGCAGCACGCAGGAATCTCTGTGCAAGCCCGGGactcagcatcaggctgtttctccctctggatccctgtgCCCTAGGAGGGCAGGGTCCATGAGTGTGTCAGCTGGaagggggggcatggctgggctctgCGGGAGGTAGGGAGTGAGGGTGTCtggcccccagctgggctctgtgggggagggggcagagaaacaggaactgggttgtcgtaAGGGGTTGTTTAACGCTCTAACCCTAGtggagtatgtgtgtgtattgttagacacatacttgctgacaggtaattttgaaataaattgccaaaatTGAAACTGATTATAtcgtgttattttgacaaataaaatgtgtagaattttaaaatattgtgtacagattttaattttttggagcagaattcccCACAGGAGTACCAGGCAGCCATAAAGACAACTGCTACAGGGGAAACTATCCAAACCCAGTACTTAGCATGGAAGAGATTGTCAAAAGGATTTTCAATGGGTTAAGCTAAAAACTACAGGCAGTCAATTTCATGCTGATGAAAGATACCAGCATGGCAGTGCACTCCTGTACATCCCTTACCCTGACACAGCCTATGCTGTACTCTTCCTGGGGACGGAGGACTTTGCTCTCCCATAACACCAGTGCATCTCACTCTGGAGGGAGCATCTCCAGACATCAAAGGGGAAAAtaatctccatggcccattcagtttTTAGCCTCTCTGCCAAGACCACTGagaggagagagtttgggtgctggatcTGACATTCAGTCAGCATATTAGAATGGGAAGAGTTGTGATTTAAGTTTGTTCCTTGGTACCGTTCCTCATTTGGAATCTTGAATCGCTTGTGATGCAGATTTGCAGTGCGTATTTCAAAGCGGACAACCCTGCCCCACACATTTGCTCTTCCCTTCTCACCCTCAGGGAAAAGGCATCGACTCTACCTTGGAATCAGGTCGGGTAGGAGTGTTGCGTTTTATAAGGTTTTTCATGACACTACTGTGCCCTGCAGACCCTGGGGTCACGAGCAGCTGGTTCTTCTGCACCGTCTGCAAAAAGTGTTTGAATGGACGCACGACCTATGAGGAGAGCAGAGGGCATCAGAAGGGGATCCAGAATAGGGAGAGTGATGTGGGGCCATGGAATCTACTTACcttgctggctgggctgggcgagGCTAGAATCTTGCTGGCAGGAGAAGAAGTGGTCTTATCATATGAAGGAGAGAAGTCACAGTCTTCTAGCTGCTGCCCATTACACAGCTCATCCACTGCTTGCTTATAACTCTGTCTCCTGAAAGAATAAAGGTGGGTTATAGTGATGCAGCACAGGAAACATCATTCCTGGCCTCCACTTCAGCCTTTAATTCATTTTATACAACCCCTCCTGCCTACTCAGCACCATCAAGTGATCTGTGATGCCTATGTGAACACACCACATATTCAGAACACACAGCCACGAAGATGCTAGAAACAGGGGATGGGAATAGGTGCGAGGGATGGAGGGTTACTAGACTTACAAAACAATAGTTGAGATAGCCTCTCTCACTAAGCAACCACAATGTTattctccagccccagcttcaggAAGTGACAGATGTGAGTTTCTGATAGATGCCAGATTGTCACAGCCAGCATCAGTAATGCAAGGTGGGCCAGGGCATGCGGCATAGTCGAAAACATGTTGTGTACTGTCCATACCCAGCACCACGTGAAAGGTTTAGTTTGCTTTGAAGAGTTTTTGTACATTAGCTTATTTGTAGTGCCAGAATTTGCTGCCACTTTTCCCAAGTACCCCAACTACAGGAGATGCTGTAGATTTCACAAGATCAAACAGAGCCTGAATAGGGGGATAAGAGGTTGAAGAAGGACAGAACTGAGAGCAATAACTGCATTTAAATTGGCTTTAGTGGATCTTTTACTATCATTCTCTTGTGTATGTAGGAGAATCAGCAGCTGGGGAAGTGAAGGAAAGAGCCAAGCCCTTAGATATTTTAGGCACTTAAGAGAAGAGTCTGTTCAAACTATTCTATGAAGTTGCTGCGCAGCCATCCTTAgccaccccactcctcccctccaaGCAGCACTTAGAGACTTACAAACACAGTTCCTTACTACGTccctggggggaagagggtaCTATTCCCATCCCCCAAATGGAAAGCAGATATAAGTGACTTGCACAGAGTCGTACCTAGGTTCCAGTCCCATCTGTGCCTAGTTCACTAGGCCATGCCGCCTTTCAAGGCACCCTATTTTGTATGAAACTGATGAAAATCTATTACCCAAAAATGTTGGCACATTATGTGGATTTGAAACCCTCTTTGGCCAACCATACCAAAGCTTTCAACCAAGGTACTTGATAGATAAAAACTTAGTCATTCCAGATCACTAGTCTATTCCTTTTCTCTCGCCCAGCCTGAGGCCAAGGAGGAACATACCGGATACTCGAGGGCTGTTCCAGTGGCTTTGCATTCTGGGgctgctcccttctccctctgctctgAGAAGTGCTGCTCTTTTTCACATGGCTCTCTGCGAAGAATACGACAGTTAGTTCCACATGAAAGGGTTCCTACAGCAGAGGTCCGATGCCAGAGGTTCTTGTCTTCAATGCTCCCAAGACAAGCCTCATAAGCATACTGCAGAACACAACTGCTAAGAGCTGTGCCAAATCAGAAACCTTATACTGAGATAAAACAGGAGCACACTAGCTATTTTAAACACAGGTTTTGTATCTGTGCATTAACCAACATCAAAGAATAGTATTAGAGTATGCACCTTGTATGATCACACGCCCCTCTGTGTGGAGACCCTTGATCAGACAGATAGCATGCTAATCCATTAAAGGATTTTggacactccacccccaccccaataaaaTGCTCTAACAGGATCCTCCAACCAATGCCTCTTATGGGATTACACATTTCCTACAGTAAAAGCTGATCCCATCTCATAGTTCCTCATTTTGCAGCCCCTCCCATCTCACTCTGCCTCAATCTCATCTTGTTCCGCCTGAGTTTGTTTCATGTATCACAAGATAGTGTTACTAGTCCAAACACTAATTACTTTTGCTCTTTAACACTAGACACTGAACTAAACCGAAGCTTGAAGATATTTTCCTCTACAGCTCCCCACCCATTAGTTGCTCAGACTGAAGTTGTTTGTACAGACTCTGTCCAATTGCTCATTTATATTTTGCACATTTATGAAAACCCTCTGCTGAACGATCTAGCACAGGACAAATCTTACTCCCCTCTGGAGACAGCAAAGAGCCCTTGCAGGATAAGTTTGGTCAGCAGGTGGCAAAGATGCAAGACAGACTATCAGATCTTTCATAAACCCCCAAGGGACCTCCACAGTCCCATGCTTCCTTGCTGTTCCACCAACACAGTTTTAGCAATATTTACCTTTACAATTTCCTGCCTGCTGCTCTGCCCCATTTGGTGGTTCAGCCTGAGCTGACAGTTCTGCAACAGGGCTGCCTTCACTTGGAATAATGAAGGTTTTCTGCAGGTGTTTTGGAGCCTGTGGGAGAAGGAAGCAGACCTTAGCAAGACTCCCCGCACAGAAACAGGGCTTCAACAAGCATTGTGTGTcctgggaagggggaaaaggaggattGCAAAGCCAGTGACTCTGGATGCACTCTTCACTGGTTGCAGCCCTGCTGCTAACAAGCCAGGAACTGCTCTTTTCCTCTTTGTAATGGCAGGAGGGCAGACCCACAGAGTGCTGTTCTGGCTACTACGGACACAGGATGCCTGCTCATGGAGCAAAGGCACAGCAGGGTGGTAGTGTTACAGATACCACCCCCAAAAAGCAGAAGTGTCAGATTTGTCCTTCTTCCACTGGGACTTTAAGGTCAAGATTTTTATAGACTGACTAGCAAGTTTGGGTGAAACAGCTTtgagaggtctgattttcagagttggTGCTCAGCAAtttcagggggggggggggggggggggggggggggggagaatccctTCAAGAGTTTCTAGTTGGACACCCACAAACTGAGGCATCCaagatcactagtcacttttgaaaatcttggccaagcaCCTTTAAAAGTCAGTTTTAAACAGCCCTAGATTGAGGCTGCCAGCCAGCTAGTGAGGGAGGCAACAACCTCCCTGCACCAGAAGGATTAGAAAAGGCACAAGCTCCATAGGCGTTAGCACCTCTCCTTATAAACAAGGCACTGCACCATAACACTCaagccacacagctcccctgcatAGACATGTGTGAGAAGTGAGGAAAGCAAGTGATTCAATCAGAAGCTTACACAATCTGGGTGCATAGGTCTTCAGAAGGGTCTGTCAAAGCTCAATGGAAGCAAGTTGTAAAACGATGCTGACTTGTGAAATGAAATTATAAAATGTTCTGATACAAAACCCTAATTTTACtcatttgtattatgatagcgCATAGAGATTCCAACGGAGACTAGGGCCCAGttatgttaggtgctgtacaaaacagtaGGGCTCTAAGGAGCTGACATTGTAAACAGACACAGAAGAGTGAGTAAAAGTGATACAACATAAAAGCAGAAGATTGGAAACCAAGACATGGAGggtaagggacagatttttaaatacaaatattgttAAAGATCTGTCccgaagtgactcacccaaggtaaTACAGGAAGTCTTGTATTTGAAGCCAGGTCTCTGACATCATAGTCTAGTGCCATAATATACCAAAACCCAAGTTGAGGGGTCTTTACTTCCTCAGAAATTTTGACTCAGACAGTTGAGACAGAACAATCCCACAGACACATTCTCCAGTTTCAGTGACAGTGATTCTATCAGCTCAGCAGAGAGATCTAGACTCAGGAGCTGGCAGCTAAGAAGCAGTACAGTTAACTGACTGCATTTGTCCTAGGAAAGCCTGACCTGGGCCTTACCTTGTCACATTCAGCATTTGGTTCCAGTTCAGGCCTGAAGAGAGAGAGGTGTTTTGACAAGTTATCTGGTCTCACAGAGGAAGTAAGGAAATTATGGGTTTTATTCTTGTGGTGACGCAGTCAGAGGCTTCTAGGCACCTTGGAAGAGCACATTACTGGTGACCAAGACCACAATCTGACTATCTGCTTCAGTATATTAATTTTATCTAAGTGTAGTGGGGACAAGATATTCATTCTGATCAATGGAGGAACTGTTCGCACATGCTGGAGTCAAGACTCATACACTGAAGTCTAACTCCACAATCTTCAGGCAGAGAGTGAATTTACTTTAGCATGAGACCCACAAACATAACCCTGTTTGAACGGGCTAGATGGGGATGGCACAGTAAGTTGCTGAGCTATATGCTAGTGAGTTTATGCCCCTTGTAAAAGGTCTTAGCATTGCTCAGGTCAATAGGTAGGATATACCAGAGCCCTGGGGCACAGACAGATGAGCCTGCCCTACCCTGCAAGTCTTGGAGACCACAAACTGCACACCTCTCCAATCTGGTGATGGGGGTGGAAAGGGAAATTAGTTCACAGGGGTCAGGAAGTTAGTAAGATACATGGGACACAGCAAACTGGAAATATTCACAGATAGAGCCTAAGGGAACAGTTTCTCAGTTAAGCTGGCCGATATCTTGCAGTGCACTGTCATTCTGCACAAGCTGAAAACAACCATTCAGCCTTTTTAGGTAGCTCAGTATAGATATTGGAGAggaagaacaaatcataccagtCTTGCTGTCGGAGAGGCTTGCAAAATGGTCAGAGTCTGACGAAGGGCCACAAATACGCAGCATGAAGTGTTTAACTACCAACCCCAAGCACAGGTGAAGGTTACAGaacaaagtattcatttagtgGCTAGGCATAGGAATGACCTGTACAGTTTTGTGCAAGATTTTCTATAGCTTCTGCCTATTCGACAGAGCAGCCTCACCTGACATTGCTGGTTGCATCTTCATCCACAAATACCTCCAGGGAGCTGTGGCCTGGAAGGAAAAGGATAAAGCAAGACACTAGCTAGCTTGGTGCTCTTAATCGGATGCATCCTATAAGCAGCTACTCCTGTGCGATACAGCCCCTGTCTCCAAGGGAAATATTGCATTCCCACCCATAGATTTCCATATGAGCTCAAAGCACCCTTGCTTGACTTTCTACAGCTAGAAGTTGCTACATAGCGCTATGAACTTGAGAAGCACCATAATGGCCCAAAAACCATTTCAGTACCTCCCAAGCTTCCTTCCATATCAGCTGGAGTAACTCTGGAAATACAGAAAGATGTACTCAAGTCTATATTATGGAGAGGTCACTAGTAATTCCGTAGTTGAAGCTGTGGAGAATTTCAGTTAGAAAAGGGTTTAACTCCTCATTAGGGAAGAAAGCAAGTGTGTTTTGTATTTCTGGTAACTGCCCCCAAAGAATAAGTGCACAAATTCAATATTCTGCAGCATTAACAAGGAACTTCAGTAGCTTAGGACTCGGCAACTACTATCTGAAGTTTCAGGACTTATGTTTCTCTTCCCCATCAATTTACACACGGCTTTAACTTCAATTGGCTCTCCACAGCATCTCATGCATAGGTtaggtttcctttttttttttagttacagTTTTTACTATTACTGTATGACGACAGCGTGCCATGGCATTTAGTTTTGTTTGCCTAAATTCCATGTGCTTCAGCACTTAACTGATGCAGCTGGAAGCCACTTTGCTTCTACAAGCAAGAGAGTTTAAGGAACTGAATATCAGCAGACACTTTCAAAGCCCAGAGACTGTGCAGGAGAGGGGTGGTCTGGAGTTTGAGCCGGAGAGACAAGAGGACTGTTAGGCCTTGAAGCTTTAAGACACTGTAAGGTGAGCTTTAAAAATTTCAGTTGTACTGCCCCTGCACAAGCAGCCTTGCAGGTGGCTCTGAGCCCCTCTGAGTCAAACAACACACTGATGGACAGACAGAGCAGTGAGGCTTTGAATAAAAGGACACAGTAAATTGCTTTTCAGAATTCACAAACTTACAGCTCACATGGCTGGAGGCTGAAGAGGACTCCCGAGCTGCCTTCTTCTTAGAGATAGCCCTGCTGATAGATTTCCGGATCATGCTCTCTCTTTTGCTGGCCAGAGAATACTTCTCTGCTAGCGAGGTCCTGCGGTGCTTATGGGACTTACCCCTCTGACTTCTGCGTGTAGAGGGACGGCTCGATTTGGAGCTTGTTGAGGTCCCTGTGCTGTCCTTTAAGTCCTGGAAAAGCTCCTTTTCTGGCCCCTGAGCAGAAACAACATTCTCATCTCCAGGCTCCCCATTTACAGGAGCTTTTGGCGTGGACGTATTTGCTGTTCTAAAGTTGGGATCACCCCGGTCTTCTCCTGTCCCCTTTGCCACAGGAGTGTCAGGGATCACCAGTGCCAAGGCTGCAGACATAGGCTGAAGTTCAGTAACCTTAGGCTTCTTGGGAGCTTGGTCATCTATACTCAGGGAGATGACCTCCAAGGCCTGGTCGATTATTTCAGGCCTATTCCTCTTCAAATACAAGTCAGCACCACTGCGGTTGTCGACACTGATTTCTGTTAAGGGAACCCGCCCTTCTACTAACAAGATCGTTGGTTTCTCAGCCACTGCCTCCAATGAAGCAGGAAACTCTGTTTCAACCTTGGAGTGGAATCTTCTTGTTGAAAAAGAAGCATCGACTCCCTGTTGAACATCACTGGGCTTTTCCAGTCCCTCTTTGCTTCGGAGCCTTTGGGAAACTTGCTTAGAGGATGCTGGCTTGAGGCTGCTTCTCCTTCTTGATAACcttaaaacaaagacatttttaagTCAAATGAGGCAGGATTTTTCTCTCCAGCCATTTCAGAACCTAAAACTGACATCACTGATTGTAGACATGACTCTCAGTATTTTTTACATGCAACTATGCTTATTTTCCAGGTACAACTATTTTTAATGAGATTAAGTTAATAAAACACTGCAccggaactcaggagacctggattctattccctgttctgccTGCTGGGCAACACTGGCTAGGCCTTCCTTTGGCTCAGTTCCCACCCCATATCTGTAAAGTTGGTATAATGATACTTAtcacttttgtaaagcactttaagatctacTTATCATAAGAGCTAAATAGTACTACTATCAGAGTGTTTAGAAAGATATTATAGGCTGAAGACCCCCAGTTGTAAAAACTACCATTCCATTTAAAACCTCATTGTCTTTTCCTGGATCATTCTCTCACTCTTTACTAGGGATACTAACATGCAGATAGGATCTCGATCCTCAGGAGTCCCAGTTGGGGATACCATGAAACACGGGGCGGCCTGCTAGAAAGGAGCAAAGCAGATAGGCTCCAAAGAATTAAATGTGTAGCACTTGGACAGGAAAGGGGAACATAAAATGATGTAGCAGTATCTGAAAGGGCAATGCTGTGTATGTGGGAGGAATAAGTACAAATAGGATGAAGTTGCCTAAAGAATTTTTACCCGCATCATCAGAAAGCTTTTCCTGCAGAACGAGGTCCGTCTCCAGCATCACGGCTTAAATTAATCACAACTGACTCAATGTACAGAGCAAGCAGTGAGAGCAAGTGAACTTCTGAAATGAGATCTTGATTGCACACAGAAGTATCCTTGTGTAACTTGagagaaacaaaaaaccccagcatCATGTGATCAGATCTTTTTCTAAATGGAAAGACTCAGAGTTCAGGGATAACTTCCACATGTACCCTGAGATTTCCCTAAGTGGGAGGGAGTGTTTAAAGAGTGACAAATTGACCATTCCAGAGAGAGAGGCCTAATTTTGAGAAGGTGGGTTTACAGCACTTCTGAGAAACAGAACCCTTTaaggggtctcaagttgggcaccaaagAAAAtcaagtcagttttgaaaatcttggcctaggtGACTAAGCACAGGGAAGTGTGAATTTCTTTAAGACACCACtcttttttggagggtgggagggtaCTCACCATGTAATTAAGCAGCTAGCTTCTATCTGGACATTTATGATTCCTCCCTGCTCTAGGCTCTGGACAtgttctcctcccttcccattcTCTACCATCCAGTTTCAGCCTCATATTTAGTTCaaatctctcctcccttccttcccccatggGTTTAACTATGGTTACTGAAACAATACTGAGCACAAGGTATCCTATGCTTGCAGCAGTTCAACTGCATACAATGCAGACAGCTCGTCAGGTGTAGGCAGTTTTTCCTATTGTACACAGATCATTAAAAACATGTACCCCTCAAATGTCAGGTATCAGACAGCACACCTGTCCTAGATGgattaaaccaggggtggccaacctgtggctccagagcaacatgcggctcttcagaagttaatatgcggctccttgtataggcaccgattCCGGGGCTAGAggtacaggcgccaactttccaatgtgccaggggatgctcactgctcaatccctggctctgccacaggccctgcccccactccaccccctcccctgagcctgcagtgccctcgctcctcgccctcccccccagagcctcctgcacaccacgaaacagctgaacagaaggtgcagggaggaagggggaggcgctgatcagcagggctgccagttGCGGGGAGAGCTCATTGGGGGCTGcttacatattactgtggctctttggcaatgtaaatTGGTAAATTCtcgctccttctcaggctcaggttggccacccctggattaaACTTTGTGAGCTTTATAGAAGTGGATTGGAAGGATAGATCTGAATGGAAATGATGGGTACTTTGCAAATGAGGTACAGGAGAGGTTCCAGGCCTAAGGAGTGATAGAGAAAAGAGTCTATAGAGAATTTAGAGGGCacagcaaggctggagcaggcagccagcaaacaTCCTACTTATAACCCACAAATTTAGTTTTTGCATCAGAAAGCAAGATGAAAATGGTTGCTGGGCcataaagagagaaagagagggtttGACAAATATTTGAGGTACTAAGATTTCCTGActctgtggttttgttttcctaTTTTCAAGTGTTTCTTCcctctgtagtgtgtgtgtgtcctgtccCCCCGGGCACAGAGCAAACAACAACAGAAACTGACAAATGATACAAGGataacagtgaaactgactatacacaaaggctgtcaaatacacaaagtaaacaaactgagaAAGCCTTAGGGTAAAAAAGACTAATAGAAATTGACACATTAAGTTGATAGTGTACCCTTAGTTTAACAATATTTAGGAGAGAAGAGACGTTGGCTTTCTCCACAGTTTTCTTCTTAGGAACTACTTTTCATCTTGATGGACACGTGTATAAAACCCTCTTCCTATATTTTTTTGGAATCACACCCtaattaaaaatgacatttaaaaagccAAGCATAATCAGCTATGTTAGACACTTAGCTTATAAAAGTGGATCCTAGAAATCCACTTTAAATTTAAATCCATGCCCTTTGAATACTTCTTGCATTTCTCTCACCTTGGGCAATTAAAATAGAaaagtcagtttcatttttaatttatagtTTCTAAAAATTTCACTTTCAAGTTATCATGCATTAACACAAAGGATTAGATTGCAAACAGttgaaataatgtatttttaaaaagcattcattGGGATAAAAAGACCGAGGAATATTTCCATTTGTCTTACGTTACTGTAAACCACAAGCTTATACAAAATCGAGATTTTGAACTAACTTTGACCTGGTAGAGTCACATTAAGTATACTAATAATGTTTAAATTAGCACATGTATTTAATTATCGATACaggtgtgtatatattttattgtaatgGGTAGTTTACTTTTGCCTCTGGCTTGTTTGGTTCTGTAGTCTGTTGGCACAGGAGCTCCAAGGCAACCACCTACCTTTTTCTGGTCAGTTCATTGTTCTCATCCTTAAGAGATAACGAGCGCTTCTTCCTACGGTATTTCTTCTGTGATGGTGTTTTCGGCATCAGCTCAGGTTCAGCGCTTAAGTTGctgttaaaaaaacagaacacaagaGAAGGAATTTATTTCCTTGCCTGAACACCATGCTGTTCAACCCTTAGCAGCAGCATGTTGTTCATTACAGTGGGAACAAGGCCAAGAGATGCCAAAAGTCCAagatacctagggaggtgatgcaaacgccatccttagaggtttttaaggcccagcttgacaaagccctggttgggattattcagttggtgttggtcctgctttgagcagggggttggactagatgacctccggaggtctcttccaaacctaatcttctatgattctatgaagtctttCCAATCAGCGGGTTAGGGACATTCTAGCAAGACCACAGACACTGAACACAACAGGCTAAAACAAAGTGCCCAGCATACAGATAAGGTAAATCACTAGtaagcagaggcaaaaaaaaaatgttatagtAGCAACTGAAAAAGCCGGGCTCCCCAGTGGCCTTTAGTTTGAAATCTCACTGAGACTGGCATTAAAACCAGTCCCTGAGGACTCTCAATTGCAATGGTTAGAAGTTCCCACTGGCTAATCCTATAAAACAGTAGGAGAAAAAATCATCAAGCAAAGGCTGCTTTTCACAGGGGCACATTTGCACAGAGGGGCTCAGGACTCACGGGACACACTGTCGCACACATCAGAAGGATCCCGAGTACTGACAGCTGAGAGAGAAGGAACAGCCTGTGGATGAGCCCATCAGAGACAGCTCCGCCCTTCTGCCACCCTGATGGTCCTACCTATCGAACATCTTCATGGCCTCCTCCTCAATTTCCCGCAGCCATACCAAGTGCTTGTGCTCAACATTGCACAAGAACTCGGACAGCTTCTGACAGCAAACCT
This window encodes:
- the LOC102933505 gene encoding inner centromere protein isoform X4; the encoded protein is MAEGPTHLLEVCCQKLSEFLCNVEHKHLVWLREIEEEAMKMFDSNLSAEPELMPKTPSQKKYRRKKRSLSLKDENNELTRKRLSRRRSSLKPASSKQVSQRLRSKEGLEKPSDVQQGVDASFSTRRFHSKVETEFPASLEAVAEKPTILLVEGRVPLTEISVDNRSGADLYLKRNRPEIIDQALEVISLSIDDQAPKKPKVTELQPMSAALALVIPDTPVAKGTGEDRGDPNFRTANTSTPKAPVNGEPGDENVVSAQGPEKELFQDLKDSTGTSTSSKSSRPSTRRSQRGKSHKHRRTSLAEKYSLASKRESMIRKSISRAISKKKAARESSSASSHVSCHSSLEVFVDEDATSNVRPELEPNAECDKAPKHLQKTFIIPSEGSPVAELSAQAEPPNGAEQQAGNCKESHVKKSSTSQSRGRREQPQNAKPLEQPSSIRRQSYKQAVDELCNGQQLEDCDFSPSYDKTTSSPASKILASPSPASKVVRPFKHFLQTVQKNQLLVTPGSAGHSSVMKNLIKRNTPTRPDSKEKERQRLESLRKKQEAEQQRRQKVEEEKRRRLEEMKLKREERLRKALQARERVEQMEEEKKKRMEQKFSQTEEKSEKVREEKVVEEKMKKKIAKMAGDVETRKQKVLQMEEDERKQQELLQKRREGEQQDKGRKIAELKKLAEQQQVEQAKERSHKQQEKGKALHLQMELAVVTEEEENQKKEEQNPEEQERQQLQENKTKPPESVAIVPSKWLNITVEKSPVSDSYQGPPLGSKEPRFPKVNPNNYGLDLNSDDSTDDESQPRKPIPVWATGAQLNQAVTYQYYNPPNIETLFGLIISPKLEDIFYKNKPRYFKRTSSAVWHSPPLPGTKSTLGLPYKLKKY